Genomic window (Chryseobacterium bernardetii):
GTAAAGACAATAAACATGACCATGCAGGTAATAATGATGGTAGTTACTATACCTGTTCCATGCACCCACAGGTTGTATCAGACAAACCCGGTCACTGTCCTATATGTCACATGGAGCTTGTTCGGGTTGAGAAAAGCAAACAAGCAGACCCCAATACCATTCAACTGAATAGCGAACAGATTAAGTTGGGCAACATAAAAACAGACACCTTAAAAGATGGTCTTTTGGGGGATAGAGTAATACTTACAGGTGTATTAAATTTCAATCAGTACAATATGCAATCCGTAAGCTCCAGAGTTATGGGACGGGTAGAAAAACTGCATTATAAAAACGTTGGTGACTTTGTAACCAAAGGTTCCCCGTTAATGGAAATATATAGTGAAGAACTGAACAATGCAAAACAGGAATATTTACTGGCACTGGAAAAGAAGAAAACTTTTGGAAATATTAATTCAATAGATTTTGACCAGCTTATACAAAGTTCAAAGAACAAATTGTTATTGTGGGGTATGACGGATAATCAGGTTAGGGCTTTACAAAGTGCTGGCAAAATTTCGGCAACAACTACATTTTATAGTACGGCTTCGGGTTACATCACAAGTTTGCAGGTTGTAGAGGGCGGTTATGTGGCAGAAGGCGGCACGATAGTAGACTTGGCTGACCTATCTACAATTTGGGCAGAAGCACAGGCTTATTCCTCCCAAATGTCACTTATCAACCAAACAAAAACAGCAACAGTACAAATTCCTGACCTGAATAACAAAGTTATTACTGGCAAAATAGACTTTAGCAACCCCGAGCTTAATCCGTCTTCAAGAATTAATTTGATACGAATTACAGTACCTAATCCAAATAAAGATTTGAAGCCCGGAATGCCTGTATATGTTTTTCTTGAAACGCCGAAGACTAAAGGCATAACCATGCCGGTAGATGCTGTAATAAGAAATGGTAAAAGTGAAACCGTATGGGTACAAACAGGAGAAAAGACATTTAAAAGTAGAATGGTAAAAACGGGAACGGAAATAGATAACAGAATAGAAATCGTTTCAGGATTAGTAGATGGAGATATTGTAGTTGTTTCAGGTGCTTATCTTTTAAACAGCGAATACATTTTTAGGAATGGAGCAGACCCGATGGCAGGACACGACATGAGCAGTATGTAAAACTAATTCAAATGAATAATAAATTAAGAAAACTAAAACCGTTCAATATAGCTGTTGGGATATTGATAATTATTTCAATCTGTATCCAGTTTATCCAGCCGTTACGTAACCAATCAGATGTAGTGCCAGCCACCCATATTGAAAGGGTGTACACCGTACCCCAAAATGTAAAGACTATCCTTGCCCAGTCCTGCTACGACTGCCATAGCAACAATACCCGCTATCCGTGGTACAGTCGTATCCAGCCCGGAGCATGGTACATGGCAGAGCATATAAAAAAGGGGAAAGAGGAACTCAACTTTAGCGAATTTGGCGAATATTCTGCCCGCAGGCAGCGTAACAAGTTCAGGGCTATGGCGGGGCAGGTCAAGGACGGGGAAATGCCTTTGTCGTCATACACACTCATCCATCGCAATGCAGTATTATCACCGGAGGATAAGCAGGTTTTGATGGCGTGGTTTGGCACAATGGAAGACAGCATTAAATAAAATTTTTCAACGAATGAACAGATATAAAAAAATACCCATAAGAATACTGCAAACAGTGCTGATACTGCTTTGCACCCAAACGTTGTTTGCACAGAAAGTAGTGCATTACGACCTGTATGTAAAAGATACCCTTGTCAACTATGCAGGTAAGCAAAAGCGGGCGATTGCCGTAAACGGGCAAATCCCCATGCCCACCCTTACCTTTACCGAGGGCGACACTGCCGAAATAGTGGTGCACAACCAATTGAAAGAAAGCACATCACTTCACTGGCATGGTGTGTTCCTGCCCAATAAAGAAGACGGTGTGCCCTGGCTTACACAAAAACCCATCGCACCGGGCACAACCTACACCTACCGTTTTCCGATTATCCAGCATGGTACGCACTGGTACCATTCCCACTCAGGATTGCAGGAGCAGATTGGAATGTATGGCAGCTTTGTAATGAAAAAGCGCGATAACGATAGAACATTTAGAAAAGGAATTGATGATTTACCAACCGTACCCATCATTTTAAGCGAATGGACAAACCTTAACCCTGATAACATTAACAGAATGTTGCATAATGCGAATGATTGGGCAGCCATCAAAAAAAATGCTACCCAATCTTATGCAGAAGCCATCAAGGAAGGTTACTTTAAAACAAAGATTAAAAACGAATGGAAACGAATGTTGGCGATGGATGTAAGCGATGTATATTATGACAAAATATTAATCAACGGCAATCATACCACAGATTTAAAATCAGTTGATGGCAAAACACTAAAAGCGGGAGATAAAGTAAGATTAAGAGTGTCAAACGGTGGAGCTTCATCCTATTTTTGGTTACGATATGCAGGCGGTAAAATTACTGTAGTAGCCAATGATGGTAATGATGTAGAACCTGTAGAAGTTGATAGGTTAATCATTGCAGTTTCCGAAACTTACGATATTGTAGTAACCATTCCTGAAGATGGTGTTTCTTACGAATTTTTAGCAACTACCGAAGACAGAACACAATCTGCAAGTTATTTTGTAGGTAATGGTATCAAGCAACTTATTTCTCCACTTCCAAAATTGAAATATTTTGAAGGAATGAAAATGATGAACGATATGATGAAAATGAATGGTGATTTAGATGATATGGGAATGAAAATGAGCCTGAACCAAATGGACATGAATGTGGTAATGTATCCTGAAATTACTGGAGATGCTAAGCAAAAGCAAGACCACAGTCAGCACAATATGAATATGGATAATGACCCCAATCGTTACAATGCAAATGCTTTAGGCGATATCAAAACATTGAATTATGCTATGTTACAATCCCCATACAATACCACACTTCCTAAAGACGCACCTGTAAAAGAATTAAAGTTTACCCTTACCGGAAATATGAACCGCTACGTGTGGAGTATGGATAATAAAATACTTTCTGAAACCGATAAAATACCTGTAAAGAAAGGGGAAATTTTGCGCATTACCATTTACAATAACTCAATGATGCGCCATCCAATGCATTTGCACGGCTTTGATTTCAGAGTAATCAATGGTAAAGGAGAAAAATCACCATTGAAGAATGTGTTGGATATAATGCCAATGGAAACCGATACCATTGAGTTTTTAGCGAACGAGGAAGGAGATTGGTTTTTTCATTGTCATATCCTCTATCATATGATGTCTGGTATGAACAGGGTTTTTGCAGTTGATGACTACCAAAATCCATATTTACCCAATAAAAAGCAAGCCTACAATAAATTGCAAAGAGAGAGCAATATGTCGCACTTTATGGCACAGAACGATTTTGCAACCAATGGTAACGATGGGGATGCAATGTTTCAAAATGCGAGATGGAGTTTGGGTACAGAGTGGCGTTTAGGCTACAACGATATGCACGGCTACGAAGTAGAAACTCATTTGGGAAGATACATCGGAAAGATGCAATGGTTTATGCCCTTCATCGGTTTTGATTGGCGTTACCGAAAAATGGGAATAGATGAACACGAAACCAATTTATTCGGACAGAGAAATGAAAAAGATACACGTAGGGCAATTAGCTTAGGTTTTATGTACACATTGCCAATGTTAGTAAATTTCCAGGCAGAAGTATATCATGATGGTATTGTACGCCTTTCTTTAATGCGAGAAGATATTCCTATTACAAAACGATTGAGAGCAGGGTTTATGGTCAACACCGATATGGAATATATGACTGAACTCAGATATATCATTAATAAAAATGTGGGTATACGTACCCATTATGATAGTGATATGGGATTTGGTGTTGGCTTATCTCTTAATTATTAAAATTATAAATTCAACAACCCTATCAGAGGTTTAAAGAAGTATACACGATTCATCTTGATTCTTTTCAAACAAATACAGATATGTATTCATATCTGTATTTGTTTATTAACTATATTTTACGAAAAGAAGCAACCTATCTGCCTTTAAAACAAAAAGTCCTTAAAAGGAGATGAAATCTGATTTTAAGGATTGCATATCTTGATAATTTTATAGTAATCTGTAATGAATTCACGATTATCAACTATTGATTTGGAGTGTTGTACTACTAAGAGAGGTAAAATATCCATTTCTCGTTTTATACACTACAGAATATCCTCGTTAAGTTTTAAAAATAAATCTTTTGAGTTAACTGTTATTCCTGACATTTGAGCATATTTCAATTCCTGTTCAATCAAATTAATATTCTTTGATTGTGCAAAGTTGATAAATACAGATACAATATTTTGATTTTCCTTTAATATTGCTGTGACTTCTTCTTCAAGATGCTTAAAATAATTCTTTTTAAAATCGGACATTTCGCTCATAGTAAATCAGATATTTTAATTATTTTTTCTCTTGTTAAGATATCAAAATACCTATTTTCCTTTTTATTTTTCTAATCATATATAAAACCATTAAAATCAAAAGGGAAAGGGAAGTTTTTACACAGCATCGTTAGATAATTGAAATAAGGTTGTTATATACTTGGATGTAGTCGCCAAATATTATTATACTCTATCCAGTTTAATTCTATAAAAATGATTGAGTTGATTTTTATTAAAATATAATATTTTACTTCCAAATATATAGGTCACTCAATTTACTTTAGATTAAAATTTTGAATATTTACCATAATGTATAAAGCATATTTAGATTAGATTTTTCAATTTAAGGAATATTTAATCTTCCCAAATAATACTTAGTGCACAATTTTCATACACTATACAATGTTCATAGAAAATTCTTCTGGAGTCTTCGGATTTTACATTTTCAAAGCAATCAATAGCAAAAATTTCTTCTGGATTTTCAATTGAAGTTTTTACATTTTTAAAATAATCAGCCATAGCTAAACCTTCAGGAACTTTTTTATCATTAAGTAAGTTCCAGAAAGGGAAGCCCTGACTGTTTTTTTGCCATTTCACAAATCCATTCTCAGCATAAACTATTTTGATAGGATGATTTCCTATTTCTGCAAATCTGAGTGCACATGAAGTTTTACTCACATTATATTCCTTGCTTAACTCATCAATCACTTTAAAACTAAATTTTTTTCTCTTCCATAAATTTCGTTGAAAAGATTCTTCTGGCATTAAGAGACAAGCCGCAAAATAATCTGCTTCTCTTTCAATTTTATCGAATTGAACCCTGTCAATTTTCGAGGGATGAGGTTCTAAAATTCCCAGTTTGAGTCCAACGCGATGTGTGTCTATAAAATAGTGCCCAAGTTCGTGGGCTAGTGTAAATCTAGAACGCGGAGAATTAAACCTATTATGATTATCTATATTAATATGAATATAAAATTCATTATCATCATAAACAGTCATTCCATCAAAAGTCCCTTTGTCATAATGATCATAAAATACCTCAATGTCCTCAGATTCTGCAATAAGATGTAATGGAATTATTTTTTCAGTATTGAAATTTCCACTAATGGATCCAGCAAGCTTTTTAATTTTTGATAAGGAACTGCTATCAATCACCTTTCTTCTTTTTCTGATTCTGTTTCATTTTGTCAAAGACGCTTTGAGAAATATTGCTTTGCCCTTTTCTGGCGACCATTTTCAAACTTTCTATTTCATGACTTAAGTTTGTGTCAATTGATATAATTTTTGATTCTTTTTCAACGCAAAAAGAACCATCAATAATTGATTTGACATTAATACCTGTGTTTTTCAACTTAAAATCATAATCTTCATAAAGTTTATTAAACCTCTCTATCTGAGTTTTATTCTGAGGAAATAAAAAACCTGTTGAATGTAACCAATCATCAAGGTTAGTCTCTGTAACCTTTCCTATATATTTTTTATCTATTCCCATTGAAAGCTTTTAGATAGTTATTAATGTGATCATTAGCTTCTTTTTTATAAACCTGAATTGAATTTTGAACTAAATTCAATCTGTCTCTCAATTTTTTACCCACTGACCTTGGTATATTTTTTTTTCCGGTATTTTCGTAAGCTTTATATGTAAGATACACAATCTTATGTTTTTCAGATAGACCAAGCATAGCTCTCTCAATGATTTCTAATCTAATTTTCAGCTCTCTTTTCTTTTGTATATCATCGTCTCCTACTGTTAACGAAATTAGATCATCAATATTCTCTACAATTGATAAATCGTCTTCATCAGGTTCCGCACAGGTATTTAAATCTCCATATTTTACCAATTGAGTATATACTATTGGATAAAGCCATAACAAAATCGACCGATCAATATCATCCGGATACTTGGCTTTACTTTTATTAAAAGAGTGATATTTCCAAACGCGGGCAAAAGCACAAGTTGCTATTTCAAGTGCAACAACCTCACTGTAATTAAATTTATTACAATATATTTCTGCTTTTTGCAAAATATCTCTTTCAAACCTACTACAAAACTCGGTAAACGCTGCAGCAGCTTCTTCAGGATATTCTTCTTTAAAAGAAATATAATCTATAAGCTCATCACTGGGTAATGTCTCAAAAACTATTTCATCGGTTTTTTTTTGTTCTACATTCATCTATATACCAAAATGCATTACTAATGGAATTAGTATATGAGTGGATAGGCTCATATACTTCAAAGTTAAAAAAATCTTTCTAATGGAATTAGTATATGATTGAAGTTTGTTCAATGGTCAATTCCTTTATGGCCTAGAATGTTAAAGGAAAAAATGCTTACTAATTATGGCAACTAACAAACCGACTGGAGACGGTCACAGAAATGGAGCAGTTAAAGGGCGTTCACAAACCTACAATCCACAAACAGATTCTTGGGTGAAACGCGATACTGCTACAGGTAGATTTATGGATGTAAAAACTTCTAGTAACACTCCCTTCAAAGGAGTTACCAAGGAAAAGTAACTCCATTTAAACTCCAGGTATCCTAAAAATGATACTTGGAGTTTACCAATTTTTAATATCATTATATAAATGAGAAAGAGCTAGTAGTTTTTTGAGGTTCTTTAAAAGATTATAATATGCTTACGGATTTCCGTAATATATTTTTGAAAAATAAAATTACATTTGGCTCTATTTATATTAAAATCAGACTTTTATGACAGTTTGTCATTACTGCTATTGTAGGAGAAAAGTTTGATGTAATAAATTTAATAAACAAAAAAAATGAAATTATCAGACAAAGATTTACAGTTTTTTATTAGTAAAATCAAACTGCAGCCTGAAAACATGGGCAAGTATAGAGATCAGGTAAACAACCTGAAAGAAAAATTAGACAAAAAAATTGCTGAAGATGACAGACATGGATTAAAGGTTGAGAAATATCTTCTCGCTGGTTCGTGGAAAAAACATACGATTTTGAAACCTACGGGAGACCATCCCATAGATATTGATCTTGTACTTTTTGTTACTGGTGATGAAGATATTCATAATGACATTGGGAAGCTTTTTGATTTTATTGTAGAATATTTGGAAGAAATTTATCCACAAAAAGACATTTCTAAAGATGTGGATGCTGCTGGAAACACAAAGTCGGTAACCATTTATTTTTCAGGTTCCGGACTAAGCGTTGATATTGTTCCTGTAGTCCCATTAAGCACACCAAAGGATTATGTATGGCAACCCAGCAGACATGGAAATGGTAAAAAGTATATTACCAGTATTTCCAAGCAGTTAAGTTTTTCACTTAACAGAAGACAAGAAAATTCTGCTTACACTTCAATTGTAAGAGCTATAAAATGGTGGAGAAATTACAAAGAATTAAAACCTTCTGATAATGAACCAGGATTATCTTCTTTTACGATTGAATTGATTGTTGCCTATCTTGACATAAATAAAGGAATCCAAACAAATATCGAAGAAGGAATCATTCGTTTTTTTGAATTTGTAAGTTCTACTGAATTTCCAGAAATTATTTTTCAAGATTCCATTCGTAGTGTTCCGACACAGTACGATTCAGCAATCTATGTTGCTGACAATACTAATAAAGAAAATAATGTTGCAAAGAGAATGACCAAACCAAGATGGGCCGAAATTATTGAAGAGGCTGAAGAGGCATTTGATACTTTGAACTTTGCTCAAGCAAGAAATAATGAAGGAGATACTATACAAGAATGGAAAAGTGTTTTCGGTCCAACCTTTAACATTAAATAAATTAAACTATGTACGGAACAAATACAAAAACAAATACTTATACGGTCCTTGATATAAGAAAAACATTTGAAAGCTGTGAGGCAGATATCAGAACAATTGCCAGACGCACTAATAAGTGGACAATGGAATACGTAGATAAGGTTTTCCATGATGTGCTCAAATATGCAGAAAAATATTATTTACAATCAGTAAGCATAACCTTGATCAATACCAATACGGGTTTGCCAGTGAAAGCAGCTAAATTTATTGTAAATGATTTAGGTGATGCAACCGACAGCGAACGCGCTGGGAAAAATAATGATTGGCCAGATACTGATAACACTTCACTATCAATTATATTATCTCATACTCAGAAATGGAGGAACCTAACTTCTGAAGAGAAAACAAATTTTCAAAAGGAATTAAAACTCAGTTGGGGTAGTACAGATATTAATACTAATTTTCCGCATCTGCAACAGTCAGATGCACAGTTGTATGCAAGTAATGGATATGAATTACAAAAAAAGAATTTTAAATAAATATGAGTACAATTTTTGATAATATAACAGAACTTCCTAGTAGAGAAATTGCCGAAAGAGCTAAACACTTAATTGGTTTTGAAAACAAATATAATAGGATACTTTCGAACTTAAAGCTCTTGCTGGATCAAGAAGGTCTTGTTGAGTGGAGCAAAAAATTTCATAAAACAGAACTTCCAGTAATTTCACAACTGAAAGAAAAATATCCATTAATTATATTGGCAGGTGACGCAGGAACAGGCAAAACTGTTTCTGCCGAGGCCATTGCGGAC
Coding sequences:
- a CDS encoding efflux RND transporter periplasmic adaptor subunit yields the protein MKYYLVITIALLMSVLLSCKDNKHDHAGNNDGSYYTCSMHPQVVSDKPGHCPICHMELVRVEKSKQADPNTIQLNSEQIKLGNIKTDTLKDGLLGDRVILTGVLNFNQYNMQSVSSRVMGRVEKLHYKNVGDFVTKGSPLMEIYSEELNNAKQEYLLALEKKKTFGNINSIDFDQLIQSSKNKLLLWGMTDNQVRALQSAGKISATTTFYSTASGYITSLQVVEGGYVAEGGTIVDLADLSTIWAEAQAYSSQMSLINQTKTATVQIPDLNNKVITGKIDFSNPELNPSSRINLIRITVPNPNKDLKPGMPVYVFLETPKTKGITMPVDAVIRNGKSETVWVQTGEKTFKSRMVKTGTEIDNRIEIVSGLVDGDIVVVSGAYLLNSEYIFRNGADPMAGHDMSSM
- a CDS encoding heme-binding domain-containing protein, producing the protein MNNKLRKLKPFNIAVGILIIISICIQFIQPLRNQSDVVPATHIERVYTVPQNVKTILAQSCYDCHSNNTRYPWYSRIQPGAWYMAEHIKKGKEELNFSEFGEYSARRQRNKFRAMAGQVKDGEMPLSSYTLIHRNAVLSPEDKQVLMAWFGTMEDSIK
- a CDS encoding multicopper oxidase family protein, producing MNRYKKIPIRILQTVLILLCTQTLFAQKVVHYDLYVKDTLVNYAGKQKRAIAVNGQIPMPTLTFTEGDTAEIVVHNQLKESTSLHWHGVFLPNKEDGVPWLTQKPIAPGTTYTYRFPIIQHGTHWYHSHSGLQEQIGMYGSFVMKKRDNDRTFRKGIDDLPTVPIILSEWTNLNPDNINRMLHNANDWAAIKKNATQSYAEAIKEGYFKTKIKNEWKRMLAMDVSDVYYDKILINGNHTTDLKSVDGKTLKAGDKVRLRVSNGGASSYFWLRYAGGKITVVANDGNDVEPVEVDRLIIAVSETYDIVVTIPEDGVSYEFLATTEDRTQSASYFVGNGIKQLISPLPKLKYFEGMKMMNDMMKMNGDLDDMGMKMSLNQMDMNVVMYPEITGDAKQKQDHSQHNMNMDNDPNRYNANALGDIKTLNYAMLQSPYNTTLPKDAPVKELKFTLTGNMNRYVWSMDNKILSETDKIPVKKGEILRITIYNNSMMRHPMHLHGFDFRVINGKGEKSPLKNVLDIMPMETDTIEFLANEEGDWFFHCHILYHMMSGMNRVFAVDDYQNPYLPNKKQAYNKLQRESNMSHFMAQNDFATNGNDGDAMFQNARWSLGTEWRLGYNDMHGYEVETHLGRYIGKMQWFMPFIGFDWRYRKMGIDEHETNLFGQRNEKDTRRAISLGFMYTLPMLVNFQAEVYHDGIVRLSLMREDIPITKRLRAGFMVNTDMEYMTELRYIINKNVGIRTHYDSDMGFGVGLSLNY
- a CDS encoding ImmA/IrrE family metallo-endopeptidase: MIDSSSLSKIKKLAGSISGNFNTEKIIPLHLIAESEDIEVFYDHYDKGTFDGMTVYDDNEFYIHINIDNHNRFNSPRSRFTLAHELGHYFIDTHRVGLKLGILEPHPSKIDRVQFDKIEREADYFAACLLMPEESFQRNLWKRKKFSFKVIDELSKEYNVSKTSCALRFAEIGNHPIKIVYAENGFVKWQKNSQGFPFWNLLNDKKVPEGLAMADYFKNVKTSIENPEEIFAIDCFENVKSEDSRRIFYEHCIVYENCALSIIWED
- a CDS encoding CBASS oligonucleotide cyclase; protein product: MKLSDKDLQFFISKIKLQPENMGKYRDQVNNLKEKLDKKIAEDDRHGLKVEKYLLAGSWKKHTILKPTGDHPIDIDLVLFVTGDEDIHNDIGKLFDFIVEYLEEIYPQKDISKDVDAAGNTKSVTIYFSGSGLSVDIVPVVPLSTPKDYVWQPSRHGNGKKYITSISKQLSFSLNRRQENSAYTSIVRAIKWWRNYKELKPSDNEPGLSSFTIELIVAYLDINKGIQTNIEEGIIRFFEFVSSTEFPEIIFQDSIRSVPTQYDSAIYVADNTNKENNVAKRMTKPRWAEIIEEAEEAFDTLNFAQARNNEGDTIQEWKSVFGPTFNIK
- a CDS encoding HORMA-1 domain-containing protein — translated: MYGTNTKTNTYTVLDIRKTFESCEADIRTIARRTNKWTMEYVDKVFHDVLKYAEKYYLQSVSITLINTNTGLPVKAAKFIVNDLGDATDSERAGKNNDWPDTDNTSLSIILSHTQKWRNLTSEEKTNFQKELKLSWGSTDINTNFPHLQQSDAQLYASNGYELQKKNFK